The DNA window CAGCGGCGAATTCGATGTCAAACTGGTGCCGGAAATCCTGGCCGAAGGCAGCGAGGGGACGGGCATCGAGCGGATGACGCTCGACAAGCATTACCATGGCGCGCTGACGGCGACCGGCCGTGGCGAATTCCTGTCCTTCCGCAGCCCCGTGCCCACGTCGGCTGTCTACATCGCACTCGAGAAGGTTGATGGCACGCTGGAAGGGCGCCCCGGCAGCTTCATGCTGCAGCATGCCGGCGTGATGGGAGG is part of the Pseudoduganella lutea genome and encodes:
- a CDS encoding DUF3224 domain-containing protein, which encodes MATISGEFDVKLVPEILAEGSEGTGIERMTLDKHYHGALTATGRGEFLSFRSPVPTSAVYIALEKVDGTLEGRPGSFMLQHAGVMGGAHAGLRILIAPDSGTGELSGIAGTLGIRIENGKHYYDLDYTLPATDR